In Quercus robur chromosome 10, dhQueRobu3.1, whole genome shotgun sequence, a genomic segment contains:
- the LOC126702847 gene encoding mediator of RNA polymerase II transcription subunit 30, which yields MEDKTATAITSPKSTQELAMDGQKVLEETIESAFQILTSMNDELCNPSLWCTSTISSAATTNGPSSQSSNGVVLNGDVASSDNSAHHGESGGGGSGGALEEARGRYKNSVNSLRTILSAIPNSHKSKAFEMDSTPGGPLSPEADIEKLEERASNLRKELANKNNYLKVLIDQLRDLITDISTWQSPCAV from the exons ATGGAAGACAAAACAGCGACCGCGATAACGAGCCCTAAGAGCACACAAGAGCTGGCCATGGATGGCCAGAAGGTTCTGGAAGAAACCATAGAGTCCGCTTTCCAAATCCTCACCTCCATGAACGACGAGCTCTGCAACCCTTCCTTGTGGTGCACCTCCACTATTTCTTCTGCTGCTACTACGAATGGTCCTTCCTCTCAATCCTCAAACGGCGTCGTCCTTAACGGTGACGTGGCTTCTTCCGATAATTCCGCGCATCACGGCGAGAGTGGCGGCGGCGGAAGTGGAGGAGCTCTCGAAGAGGCTCGGGGTCGGTACAAGAACTCGGTGAACTCGCTCCGTACGATTCTCTCCGCGATTCCGAACTCGCACAAG TCGAAAGCATTTGAAATGGACTCAACTCCAGGCGGCCCGCTATCCCCAGAGGCTGACATTGAGAAGTTAGAAGAGCGAGCCTCTAATCTAAGAAAG GAGCTTGCAAACAAGAACAACTATCTCAAGGTTCTCATAGATCAGCTACGAGATCTTATTACTGACATATCTACATGGCAAAGTCCTTGTGCTGTCTGA
- the LOC126701788 gene encoding non-specific phospholipase C6, with product MGLGGCSKTKPTSPPSLASIFFLLLLTLSNVSSANPPPNQPIKTIVVLVLENRSFDHMLGWMKKAINPLINGVTGDECNPLSTNNTTPKEESICFTDDAEFVDPDPGHSFEAVEQQVFGSSSIPSMSGFVQQALSLSPNLSETVMKGFRPQSVPVYEALVREFAVFDRWFSSIPGPTQPNRLFVYSATSHGSISHVKKQLAHGYPQKTIFDSLHENGMDFGVYFQNIPTTFFYRNLRKLKYIFKFHQFDLKFKKDARNGKLPSLTVIEPRYFDLKGMPANDDHPSHDVASGQKLVKEVYEALRASPQWNETLLVITYDEHGGFYDHVKTPYVNVPNPDGNTGPAPYFFKFDRLGVRVPTIMVSPWIKKGTVISGPKGPAPNSEFEHSSIPATIKKMFNLSSNFLTHRDAWAGTFEQVVGELTSPRTDCPETLPDVTPLRTTEAKEDSGLSEFQGEVVQLAAVLNGDHFLSSFPDEMSKKMNVKEAHEYARGAVSRFIRASKEAIKLGADHSAIVDMRSSLTTRSSIHN from the exons ATGGGATTGGGAGGTTGTTCCAAAACCAAGCCAACAAGTCCACCTTCATTGGCCTCAATATTTTTCTTGCTCTTGCTCACACTCTCAAATGTTTCCTcagcaaacccaccaccaaaccaacCCATCAAAACCATTGTGGTTTTGGTCTTGGAAAACAGGTCCTTTGACCACATGCTTGGGTGGATGAAAAAAGCCATTAACCCATTAATCAATGGAGTCACAGGTGATGAATGCAATCCTTTATCCACCAATAACACGACCCCAAAAGAAGAGTCCATTTGTTTCACTgatgatgctgagtttgtggatCCGGATCCGGGTCATTCATTTGAAGCAGTAGAGCAACAGGTATTTGGTTCTAGTTCAATTCCCTCTATGTCTGGTTTTGTACAACAAGCATTGTCCTTGTCACCAAACCTCTCAGAAACAGTTATGAAAGGCTTTAGACCTCAATCTGTGCCAGTCTATGAAGCTTTAGTACGAGAATTTGCTGTCTTTGACAGGTGGTTCTCTTCAATTCCTGGTCCAACACAACCCAATAGGTTGTTTGTGTACTCAGCTACTTCTCATGGTTCAATAAGCCATGTTAAGAAGCAGTTGGCTCATGGGTACCCGCAAAAAACCATCTTTGATTCACTTCATGAGAATGGTATGGACTTTGGAGTTTATTTCCAAAACATACCCACAACGtttttttataggaatttgAGGAAGTTGAAGTACATTTTTAAGTTCCATCAgtttgatttgaaattcaaGAAAGATGCTAGAAATGGTAAGCTTCCAAGCTTGACTGTGATTGAGCCAAGGTATTTTGATCTTAAAGGAATGCCTGCAAATGATGACCACCCTTCTCATGATGTGGCTAGTGGGCAAAAACTAGTTAAAGAGGTGTATGAGGCATTGAGAGCTAGTCCTCAATGGAATGAGACCCTTCTGGTCATTACCTATGATGAACATGGTGGGTTCTATGATCATGTCAAAACTCCTTATGTTAATGTTCCTAACCCAGATGGGAACACAGGGCCTGctccttatttcttcaagttTGATAGGCTTGGTGTTCGTGTGCCAACAATTATGGTCTCTCCTTGGATCAAGAAAGGGACTG TGATAAGTGGCCCAAAAGGACCTGCTCCAAACTCTGAGTTCGAGCACTCTTCAATCCCTGCCACCATTAAGAAGATGTTCAACCTCTCCTCTAATTTCTTGACTCACAGGGATGCATGGGCTGGGACATTTGAGCAGGTTGTTGGGGAATTAACCTCTCCTAGAACTGATTGCCCAG AGACCCTGCCAGATGTGACACCACTGAGGACCACAGAAGCAAAGGAAGACAGTGGGCTATCGGAGTTTCAGGGAGAGGTAGTTCAACTAGCAGCTGTTCTTAATGGTGACCACTTCTTGAGCAGCTTCCCAGATGAAATGAGCAAGAAGATGAATGTGAAAGAAGCTCATGAGTATGCGAGGGGTGCTGTTTCAAGGTTCATAAGAGCAAGCAAAGAAGCCATCAAGTTAGGTGCAGATCACTCTGCCATTGTAGACATGAGATCTTCCCTCACCACCAGATCCTCAATTCATAATTAA